The genomic DNA CAGCCGTACTTCGTGCCGGTCAGCCCGAGGCTGTCGCGCAGGACGAACAGCAGCGGCGTGTCCGGTTCCGCGTCCACCGTGTAGCGACGCGCATTGATCGTGAGCTGGACCATCGTTCGACCTCGTGGGATGGGGACGCCGCGACGTGTCTCGGCGTGCGAATCGGCCGGGCGACGTGTCTTCGGGGACGGCCGAAGGCGCGGTCCGGATCGTGTGCCGTGTCACGAGAGGTACCGCCGCCCCCGGCCGCGCGGAATCATACGAAGGTTAGGGGTCGTCACCCGAAACGGTGCCCCTCCGCGGCCCGCCCCCGGGATCAGGGCCGGCCGAGGACAGTCCATCGCCCCGGGTCTCGGCTCTGAAAGCTTCGCGCGGCGCTCGGGCGGCCGGTCACGCTCCCGGGCCGCGGCCGCCGCGAACCCGCGTATTCTGGGATCCTGAGCCTTCGAAGCGGAGGGCACGGGATCGCGGCAGGCCGGTCTGCAGAGGCGCCGACCGGAACGGGCGATCGCCCGTCGGCGATGGACGGAGCTGCGGTGATGGGCCGATCCGGCTCGGTCAGGCCGAGGTTTCGGTCGGATCATCCGAGACTCGATGCGCACGAAACCTGCACGCCGGACGGTCGGGACCGGTCTATCATACCGACGCATGATATCCGTCCGGTCGTGAGGCCTCTACGTTTTCCGCAGATCTCGGGATCGCGGAGGAAATACCATGGACGACCACTACGATGCCCTCGTGATCGGCAGCGGCGAGGGCGGCAAGTTCCTGGCGTGGCACCTCGCCAAGGCCGGCCAGAGGGTCGCGGTGATCGAGCGCCGCTGGATCGGGGGCTCCTGCCCCAACACCAACTGCCTGCCGAGCAAGAACGAGATCTGGAGCGCCGAGATCGCCCACCGCGCCCGGCAGGCAGACCGGTACGGCATCGAGACCGGACCGGTCGCGGTGGATATGGGCCGGGTGGTCGCGCGCAAGCGGGCGATGGTTCGCGACCTCATCGACATGCACCTCGACCGCTACCGCGAGAGCGGCGCGGAACTCGTCATGGGAACGGCCCGCTTCACGGGCCCCAGAGCGCTCACGGTCGCGCTGAACGCGGGCGGCTCGCGCGCGCTGACGGCCGAGCAGATCTTCCTGAATCTCGGCACCCGCGCGACCATCCCGGACGTCCCGGGCCTGCGCGAGGCCGGGCCGCTCACCCATATCGAGGCGCTCGAACTCGACGCCGTGCCAGCCCACCTCGTCGTCCTCGGCGGCGGCTACGTGGGCCTCGAACTGGCCCAGGCCTACCGCCGGTTCGGCAGCGCGGTGACGGTGATCGAGCACGGGCCCCGGATCGCGGGCCGCGAGGATCCGGACGTGGCGTCCGCCCTCGCGCAACTCCTCGAGGCCGAGGGGCTGGCGATCCGCACCGGCACGGAGGTTGTGCGCGTGCGCGGCCGCTCGGGCGAGGCCGTGGAGATCACGGTGCGCGGCGGCGCCGGTGAGGCGGTCGTCGCCGCGAGCCACATCCTCGTCGCGGCGGGGCGCGCGCCGAACACCGACGGCATCGGTCTCGACCGCGCGGGCGTGGCGCTCACCGAGCGGGGCGTCATCGAGGTCGACGATCACCTCCGGACGAGCGCGCCGGGCGTCTGGGCCATCGGCGAGTGCGCGGGCAGCCCGGCCTTCACCCACGCCTCCGCGGACGATTTCCGCGTGATCCGCGACACGCTGGCGGGGATCCCGCGCTCGACCGCGGGCCGGCTGATGCCGTCCTGCCTGTTCACCGACCCGCCGCTTGCGCGGGTCGGGTCGACCGAGACGGAGGCGCGGGCCGACGGTCACGCCGTCCGGGTGGCGCGGCTGCCGATGGCGGCCGTGCTGCGCACGCGGACGACCGGGCAGACCGAGGGCTTCATGAAGGCCGTCATCGGTCCGGACGACCGCATCCTCGGCTTCACGATGCTCGGCGCGGAGGCCGGCGAGGTCATGGCCGCGGTCCAGGTCGCCATGCTCGCCAACCTGCCCTACACGGCGTTGCGCGACGCGATCCTCGCCCATCCGACCACCGCGGAGGGGCTGAACAGCCTGTTCGCGGCCGTCCCCGCCCGCTGAGGCTCAGCCGGCGGCGCCGGCGACGGCGGCGGGCTCGGCTGCGGCGCCTCCCGCCGCGTCCGGCTCGGCCGCCGGCAGCTCGACCGCGAAGGTCGCGCCCGGCCCGTCGTTGTTCCCGCCGGTCAGCGTGCCGCCATGGGACTCGACGATGGTCCGGCAGATCGCGA from Methylobacterium oryzae includes the following:
- a CDS encoding mercuric reductase, which codes for MDDHYDALVIGSGEGGKFLAWHLAKAGQRVAVIERRWIGGSCPNTNCLPSKNEIWSAEIAHRARQADRYGIETGPVAVDMGRVVARKRAMVRDLIDMHLDRYRESGAELVMGTARFTGPRALTVALNAGGSRALTAEQIFLNLGTRATIPDVPGLREAGPLTHIEALELDAVPAHLVVLGGGYVGLELAQAYRRFGSAVTVIEHGPRIAGREDPDVASALAQLLEAEGLAIRTGTEVVRVRGRSGEAVEITVRGGAGEAVVAASHILVAAGRAPNTDGIGLDRAGVALTERGVIEVDDHLRTSAPGVWAIGECAGSPAFTHASADDFRVIRDTLAGIPRSTAGRLMPSCLFTDPPLARVGSTETEARADGHAVRVARLPMAAVLRTRTTGQTEGFMKAVIGPDDRILGFTMLGAEAGEVMAAVQVAMLANLPYTALRDAILAHPTTAEGLNSLFAAVPAR